CCCGGATGCGGCGCATCCGGCACTTGCCGCGCGATGGGGAAATGTCCAAGCATGGGCCACGCGCCCCCGCGTGATATAGCGACCCCCATGACCAATGCCGTGTTGTTGAACAATCTCGATCACCGCGATCTGCGCGTGATCACCGCCCGCGGCGGCGCCTATGGCGACGACGTGATGTCGGCGGCGACGTTTCCGCAGGAATTCCGCCAGCTGCAGGGCCAGTACCCGATCGTGTTCCATCGCAGCGACAGCAGGCGGTTTCAGCCACTGGCCTTGCTGGGCCTGCGCCTGGGTGAAAACCTGTTCCTGGACGGCGCGCGCTGGGATGCACCGTATATTCCGCTGGCGATCCAGCGCCAGCCGTTCCTGATCGGCCAGCAACCGGAAGGGCCGATGGTGCACGTGGATCTGGACAGCCCGCGCGTGAGCACCCAGGACGGCGAACTGCTGTTCCGCGAACATGGCGGCACTACCGACTTTCTGTATCACATCAGCCAATTGCTGCGCACGCTGCACGATGGGCTGGCGGCCAGCGATGCCTTCGTCGAACGCCTGCTGCGTTACGAACTGCTGGAACCGTTCGTGTTCGAGGCCACCCTGGACAATGGCCTGGACTGCCGCCTGGCCGGCCTGCACACCGTGCACGAAGAACGCCTGCGCGGGCTTGGCAATACCGCGTTGCTGGACCTGCATCGCCACGGCGACCTGGAACCGCTGTACATGGCGGTGGCCTCGATCGCGCAATTCCGTCACCTGCTCGAACGCCTCAACCGCCGCCATGCCGGCTGAGCCGCGTGCCATCGACGAACGCCATGGCCTGGATGCGCAGCAGCTGGATCCGGCACTGCTGCGCTCGCCCACGCCGCTGGTGCTGCGCGGGTTGGTAGGCGACTGGCCGCTGGCCCGCGCCGGCGCGCAGTCCGCGCAGGCCGCCGCCGCGTACCTGCGCGGCTTCGA
The window above is part of the Xanthomonas cassavae CFBP 4642 genome. Proteins encoded here:
- a CDS encoding SapC family protein — protein: MTNAVLLNNLDHRDLRVITARGGAYGDDVMSAATFPQEFRQLQGQYPIVFHRSDSRRFQPLALLGLRLGENLFLDGARWDAPYIPLAIQRQPFLIGQQPEGPMVHVDLDSPRVSTQDGELLFREHGGTTDFLYHISQLLRTLHDGLAASDAFVERLLRYELLEPFVFEATLDNGLDCRLAGLHTVHEERLRGLGNTALLDLHRHGDLEPLYMAVASIAQFRHLLERLNRRHAG